A stretch of Schaalia odontolytica DNA encodes these proteins:
- the glpB gene encoding glycerol-3-phosphate dehydrogenase subunit GlpB: MRDVVVIGAGLAGLAAAIKASDAGLSVTLVTKGVGGIQLGTGTVDILGYRPELVDKPLEALEGHVASRPTHPYSHVTPDHVGASVAWLRDLVGSDALIGDETRNVRIPTGVGALRPTCLIPPSMEAGIPQAGARYAIVGLARFKDFYPGLVAENLTRQNGPDGAPIKARALSVDYVVRDGEVDSTGTNHARSLDREENRARLADQIRPLLEEGEIVGLPAVLGLEDPNAWRDLADKLGHPVFEIPIQPPSVPGMRLNALLTRIASSKCRVVLGSPIKAVHTSDGRVSAVEYASAGRSTIVETRSLILAAGGFESGALDMDSYGTVRETICGLPVMGASGQLLHADFWGEDQPLFLAGLAVDDNMRVLNEEGAPVCPNLYAAGGNLAGATRWREKSGEGIALASALAAVDSIVEELK, from the coding sequence ATGAGAGACGTCGTCGTTATCGGCGCTGGCCTGGCAGGCCTGGCCGCCGCGATCAAGGCTTCCGATGCCGGACTGAGCGTAACCCTCGTCACGAAGGGCGTGGGCGGCATTCAGCTCGGCACGGGCACGGTCGACATCCTCGGCTACCGCCCCGAGCTGGTCGACAAGCCCCTCGAGGCACTGGAAGGCCACGTGGCTTCGCGTCCCACCCACCCCTACAGCCACGTCACCCCCGACCACGTCGGTGCCTCCGTTGCATGGCTGCGGGACCTCGTCGGTTCCGATGCGCTCATCGGTGACGAAACCCGCAACGTGCGCATCCCCACCGGCGTTGGTGCGCTGCGCCCCACCTGCCTGATCCCGCCCTCGATGGAGGCAGGCATCCCCCAGGCGGGCGCCCGCTACGCCATCGTGGGACTGGCCCGTTTCAAGGACTTCTACCCCGGCCTCGTCGCCGAAAACCTGACGCGCCAAAACGGCCCCGACGGCGCCCCGATCAAGGCGCGCGCCCTGTCCGTCGACTACGTCGTGCGCGACGGTGAGGTCGACTCGACCGGCACCAACCACGCGCGCAGCCTCGACCGCGAGGAGAATCGCGCGCGCCTGGCAGACCAGATCCGCCCCCTCCTCGAGGAAGGCGAAATCGTCGGCCTGCCGGCAGTCCTCGGCCTCGAGGATCCGAACGCGTGGCGCGACCTGGCGGACAAGCTCGGCCACCCCGTCTTCGAGATCCCGATCCAGCCCCCGTCGGTGCCCGGCATGCGCCTGAACGCCCTGCTCACCCGCATCGCCTCGTCCAAGTGCCGCGTCGTCCTCGGATCCCCGATCAAGGCCGTACACACGAGCGATGGACGCGTGAGCGCCGTCGAGTACGCCAGCGCGGGACGCTCCACGATCGTGGAAACCCGATCCCTCATCCTCGCAGCCGGCGGATTCGAATCCGGCGCCCTGGACATGGACTCCTATGGCACCGTGCGCGAAACCATCTGCGGCCTGCCCGTCATGGGCGCCTCCGGACAGCTCCTGCACGCCGACTTCTGGGGCGAGGACCAGCCCCTCTTCCTGGCCGGCCTGGCCGTGGACGACAACATGCGCGTCCTGAACGAGGAAGGCGCGCCCGTGTGCCCCAACCTGTACGCCGCCGGAGGAAACCTGGCCGGCGCCACCCGCTGGCGCGAAAAGAGCGGCGAAGGAATCGCGCTGGCCAGCGCGCTCGCGGCCGTCGACTCGATCGTGGAGGAACTGAAATGA
- the glpA gene encoding anaerobic glycerol-3-phosphate dehydrogenase subunit GlpA yields the protein MKTLRTDVCVIGGGSTGAGVVRDVAMRGFSAVLVDRADIAQGTSGRFHGLLHSGGRYIASDPESATECAEENEIVQRINANAVEATGGLFVVTAQDDEEYADQFLARAAAAKVPAAEISIAEALRREPRLDPRIKRAFEVQDGTVDGWQMTWGAIRSAQAYGAQVLTYHRVTSIEREGERISAVIVHDERGGEDVRIECGFVLNCGGPWAGQIAAMADCHGVDVVPGAGIMIAMNHRLSHSVINRCVWPADGDILVPDHTVCIIGTTDLKADDPDRLSIPADQVQQMLDSGEAMIPGFRKSRAVHAWAGARPLVKDSRVSATDTRHMARGMSIIDHNTRDGVYGMLTIAGGKLTTYRLMAERIVDIMCEEMGEQRACKTADEAVPPAKEERLYTIGHRLDNVESRNESPSHEQIICECEMATRAMLENVMDTLPKGQFDDVRRQMRLGMGPCQGGFCSQRAAGIAHERGDIDSMRANSLLRLFLKNRWIGLWPIMFGKQARQAALDAWIHEGTLDVEHLPAPSEEVVR from the coding sequence GTGAAGACACTTCGCACTGACGTGTGTGTCATCGGTGGCGGATCCACCGGTGCCGGCGTCGTCCGCGACGTCGCCATGCGCGGCTTCTCAGCCGTCCTCGTCGACCGGGCGGACATCGCTCAGGGAACCTCCGGTCGCTTCCACGGTCTGCTCCACTCGGGCGGCCGCTACATTGCGTCCGATCCGGAGTCGGCCACCGAGTGCGCCGAAGAAAACGAGATCGTCCAGCGCATCAACGCTAACGCCGTCGAGGCCACCGGCGGCCTCTTCGTCGTGACCGCCCAGGACGATGAAGAGTACGCGGACCAGTTCCTGGCCCGCGCCGCGGCTGCAAAGGTGCCCGCCGCAGAAATCTCCATCGCCGAGGCGCTGCGCCGCGAACCTCGCCTGGACCCGCGTATCAAGCGTGCCTTCGAAGTTCAGGACGGCACGGTCGACGGATGGCAGATGACCTGGGGAGCGATCCGCTCCGCGCAGGCATACGGGGCGCAGGTCCTGACCTACCACCGCGTCACCTCCATCGAACGCGAGGGTGAGCGCATCAGCGCCGTCATCGTCCACGATGAGCGCGGAGGGGAAGACGTGCGCATCGAATGCGGCTTCGTCCTCAACTGCGGCGGCCCCTGGGCCGGACAGATTGCCGCCATGGCCGACTGCCACGGCGTCGACGTCGTCCCGGGCGCCGGCATCATGATCGCGATGAACCACCGACTGAGCCATTCGGTCATTAACCGCTGCGTGTGGCCCGCCGACGGCGACATCCTCGTGCCCGACCACACCGTTTGCATCATCGGCACGACCGACCTCAAGGCCGACGACCCGGATCGCCTGTCTATCCCCGCCGACCAAGTCCAGCAGATGCTCGACTCCGGCGAGGCCATGATCCCCGGCTTCCGCAAGTCTCGCGCCGTGCACGCCTGGGCCGGCGCGCGCCCTCTCGTCAAGGACTCGCGCGTGTCTGCGACCGACACCCGCCACATGGCGCGCGGCATGAGCATCATCGACCACAACACGCGCGACGGCGTCTACGGCATGCTCACCATCGCGGGCGGCAAGCTCACCACCTACCGCCTCATGGCCGAGCGCATCGTCGACATCATGTGCGAGGAGATGGGCGAGCAGCGCGCCTGCAAGACCGCCGACGAGGCCGTTCCCCCCGCCAAGGAAGAGCGCCTCTACACGATCGGCCACCGCCTCGACAATGTCGAATCGCGCAACGAATCCCCCTCCCACGAGCAGATCATCTGCGAGTGCGAGATGGCCACGCGAGCCATGCTCGAAAACGTTATGGACACCCTGCCCAAGGGCCAGTTCGACGACGTTCGTCGCCAGATGCGCCTGGGCATGGGCCCCTGCCAGGGTGGCTTCTGCTCCCAGCGCGCCGCGGGCATCGCCCACGAGCGCGGCGATATCGACTCGATGCGCGCCAACTCCCTCCTGCGCCTCTTCCTGAAGAACCGCTGGATCGGATTGTGGCCCATCATGTTCGGCAAGCAAGCCAGGCAGGCTGCACTGGACGCCTGGATTCACGAGGGCACGCTCGACGTTGAGCACCTGCCCGCACCCAGCGAGGAGGTTGTTCGATGA
- a CDS encoding M13 family metallopeptidase: MTNTLLARVLDTAYTDSTVRPQDDFYRHVNGTWLATHTIPADRPMDGAFHALRDASEKHARAIAQDAANGTLDDPDAQRIATLWTQFLDEDTIEAAGATPLRPDLDAINACATHEELAREMGRLMREGIGGLVGAYVGTDPHDSSRYMVSLVQSGIGLPDEAYYREEDYAPIRDAYVAHTARLLGLAGVPDHEGAAARIMELETQVASHHRDSVSNRDPLLSDNPTPWEEIATLAPGFDWDAWAQGARMPVAGLVVNVDQPDFLIAAAALWAATDLSMLKEWLSASAIDCHASLLSSDFVNENFDFHGRTLSGTQELRPRWKRALGLIEAYLGEAMGRAWVARHFPPNAKEAMDALVRRLLDAYGESIRGLDWMSEDTKVKALDKLATFNPKIGYPVKWRDYSTLHLDPEATIVENVRTANAHATDREWAKLGRPVDRDEWYMTPQTVNAYYNPTQNEIVFPAAILQPPFFDTEADDAVNFGAIGAVIGHEIGHGFDDQGSRYDGAGNLSNWWTDEDRAAFEERTHALIEQYDALTPAILLEQGEESEEGDERTLPHVNGALTIGENIGDLGGLTIAWKAWAASLAEQGLTPQSAPVIDGITGPQRFFYSWARAWRTATRPQFARQMLAIDPHSPAEFRCNQVLKNLDTFARAFDVTPTDAMWLEPSQRVTIW; this comes from the coding sequence ATGACGAACACACTGCTGGCCCGAGTCCTCGACACCGCGTACACCGATTCGACGGTACGTCCCCAGGACGACTTCTACCGCCATGTCAACGGAACCTGGCTGGCGACACACACGATCCCCGCGGACCGCCCCATGGACGGGGCCTTCCACGCGCTGCGCGACGCCTCGGAAAAGCACGCCCGCGCCATCGCCCAGGATGCTGCCAATGGCACTCTCGACGATCCGGACGCGCAGCGCATCGCCACCCTGTGGACTCAATTCCTTGACGAGGACACCATCGAGGCAGCAGGAGCCACTCCCCTGCGCCCCGACCTCGACGCGATCAACGCCTGCGCAACCCACGAGGAACTCGCCCGCGAGATGGGCCGCCTCATGCGCGAGGGCATCGGGGGCCTCGTCGGCGCATACGTGGGCACCGACCCGCATGACTCATCGCGCTACATGGTCTCCCTCGTCCAGTCCGGCATCGGCCTGCCCGACGAGGCCTACTACCGCGAGGAGGATTACGCGCCGATCCGCGATGCCTACGTCGCGCACACCGCCCGCCTCCTCGGCCTCGCCGGTGTCCCCGACCATGAGGGCGCAGCCGCGCGCATCATGGAGTTGGAGACCCAGGTCGCCTCGCATCACCGTGACTCGGTGAGCAACCGCGACCCGCTGCTCTCCGACAACCCGACCCCCTGGGAGGAGATTGCTACCCTCGCCCCCGGCTTCGACTGGGACGCGTGGGCGCAGGGCGCGCGCATGCCCGTCGCCGGCCTCGTCGTGAACGTCGACCAGCCCGACTTCCTCATCGCTGCAGCCGCCCTGTGGGCCGCCACCGACCTGTCCATGCTCAAGGAGTGGCTGAGCGCCTCGGCGATCGACTGCCACGCGTCGCTCCTGTCGAGCGATTTCGTGAACGAGAACTTCGACTTCCACGGTCGCACTCTGTCCGGCACACAGGAACTGCGCCCGCGCTGGAAGCGGGCCCTCGGACTCATCGAGGCCTACCTGGGCGAGGCCATGGGCCGCGCGTGGGTGGCCCGCCACTTCCCGCCCAACGCCAAGGAGGCCATGGACGCGCTGGTGCGCCGACTCCTCGACGCCTACGGCGAGTCGATCCGTGGCCTCGACTGGATGAGCGAGGACACCAAGGTCAAGGCGCTGGACAAGCTCGCGACCTTCAACCCCAAGATCGGCTACCCCGTCAAGTGGCGCGACTACTCGACGCTGCACCTGGACCCCGAGGCTACGATCGTCGAGAACGTGCGCACCGCCAACGCCCACGCCACCGACCGTGAGTGGGCCAAGCTGGGCCGCCCGGTGGACCGCGACGAGTGGTACATGACCCCCCAGACGGTCAACGCCTACTACAACCCCACCCAGAACGAGATCGTCTTCCCCGCCGCGATTCTCCAGCCTCCGTTCTTCGACACCGAGGCCGACGACGCGGTGAACTTCGGCGCGATCGGCGCGGTCATCGGCCACGAGATCGGGCACGGCTTCGACGACCAGGGCTCACGCTACGACGGGGCGGGCAACCTGTCGAACTGGTGGACGGATGAGGACCGCGCCGCCTTCGAAGAGCGAACGCACGCCCTCATCGAGCAGTACGACGCGCTCACACCTGCCATCCTCCTCGAGCAGGGTGAGGAGTCGGAGGAAGGCGACGAACGCACGCTCCCCCACGTCAACGGCGCACTCACGATCGGCGAGAACATCGGCGACCTCGGCGGCCTGACCATCGCGTGGAAGGCATGGGCGGCCTCGCTCGCTGAGCAGGGGCTGACCCCGCAGTCCGCTCCCGTCATCGACGGCATCACGGGTCCGCAGCGCTTCTTCTACTCGTGGGCACGCGCCTGGCGCACGGCCACGCGCCCCCAGTTCGCGCGCCAGATGCTGGCGATCGACCCCCACTCGCCCGCTGAGTTCCGCTGCAACCAGGTACTGAAGAACCTTGACACTTTCGCCCGGGCCTTCGACGTGACCCCCACCGACGCGATGTGGCTGGAACCCTCCCAGCGCGTCACCATCTGGTGA
- the pepN gene encoding aminopeptidase N, with amino-acid sequence MPGLNLTREEATERASVISSVTRYEISLDLTRGDTDFGSFTRIEFDAREGASTFADLVSNNVHSITLNGNALDPFSVHQDNRIALENLAEHNVLEVEASCQYMHTGEGLHRFVDPADGQAYTYSQFEVPDARRVYTTFEQPDLKSTFTLTVKAPKGWKVFSNAPTPTPEEEGEAWIYRFATTEVMSTYITAIVAGPYEGTTATLTSSDGRTIDLGVYARASIVEHLDADEIIEITRQGFEFFEGAYGIAYPFTKYDQIFVPEYNAGAMENAGCVTFRDAYVFRTRPTEAQMEARANTILHELAHMWFGDLVTMKWWNDLWLNESFAEFMSHLALAEATKYTEGWTGFMVRKDWGLKQDQLPTTHPITAEIRDLADVEVNFDGITYAKGASVLRQLVSYVGRDAFFAGLHEYLTKHSYANATLDDLLSELAAASGRDLASWSKVWLEEAGVTLLRPVITTSEDGTIERLEIMQEAFSEGASLRPHRMGVAGYSLTEEGTLAQVFREELDIDGASTVIEAAAGIARPDFILVNDGDLGYAKVRLDEQSLAFAITNITKFTDSLTRGVVMASAWDMTRDGEMPARDYLNLALRAVPVEDNMSLLTLTLRHIDEAVRTFVAPQYRAEAAEDTGRRLLLLARTAASGSDAQRMLVAAAARNATSPEQFEAIRALYDGTQTLDGLDLDVDLKWDLLIALVRGGAATEEDIAALEATDDTMTGHQNAAAARAAREGEWIKADVWDKVLTDTSIPNDTRWAMISGFWAQARTNPSAYASYVGEYFEALAGIWETFTFHTAEDLTTLLFPNALAGYAPEVDVVASGKAWIEAHADASAGTIRIIRELIDVCERQIANQAVDAG; translated from the coding sequence ATGCCAGGCCTGAACCTGACTCGCGAGGAAGCGACCGAGCGCGCCTCGGTCATTTCCTCTGTGACCCGCTATGAGATCTCCCTGGACCTCACGCGCGGAGACACCGACTTCGGTTCATTCACCCGCATCGAGTTCGACGCGCGCGAAGGCGCCTCCACGTTCGCTGACCTCGTGTCCAACAACGTCCACTCGATCACGCTGAACGGCAATGCCCTGGACCCCTTCTCGGTGCACCAGGACAACCGCATCGCGCTGGAGAACCTTGCCGAGCACAACGTCCTCGAAGTTGAGGCATCCTGCCAGTACATGCACACCGGCGAGGGCCTGCACCGCTTCGTCGACCCCGCCGACGGCCAGGCCTACACCTACTCCCAGTTCGAGGTCCCGGACGCCCGCCGCGTCTACACGACCTTCGAGCAGCCCGACCTGAAGTCCACCTTCACCCTCACGGTCAAGGCCCCCAAGGGTTGGAAGGTCTTCTCCAACGCGCCGACCCCCACCCCCGAGGAAGAGGGCGAGGCCTGGATCTACCGCTTCGCGACCACCGAGGTCATGTCGACCTACATCACCGCGATCGTCGCCGGCCCCTACGAGGGCACGACGGCCACGCTGACCTCCTCCGACGGCCGCACGATCGACCTGGGGGTCTACGCCCGTGCCTCGATCGTTGAGCACCTGGATGCCGACGAGATCATCGAGATCACCCGCCAGGGCTTCGAGTTCTTCGAGGGTGCCTACGGCATCGCGTACCCCTTCACCAAGTACGACCAGATCTTCGTGCCCGAGTACAACGCGGGCGCTATGGAGAACGCCGGCTGTGTGACCTTCCGCGACGCCTACGTATTCCGCACCCGTCCCACCGAGGCTCAGATGGAGGCTCGCGCTAACACGATCCTGCACGAGCTGGCACACATGTGGTTCGGCGACCTGGTCACCATGAAGTGGTGGAACGACCTGTGGCTCAACGAGTCTTTCGCCGAGTTCATGAGCCACCTGGCTCTGGCCGAGGCCACCAAGTACACCGAAGGCTGGACGGGCTTCATGGTCCGCAAGGACTGGGGTCTCAAGCAGGATCAGCTGCCCACGACCCACCCGATTACGGCCGAGATCCGCGACCTGGCCGACGTCGAGGTCAACTTCGACGGCATCACCTACGCCAAGGGCGCCTCCGTGCTGCGCCAGCTCGTCTCCTACGTGGGACGCGACGCCTTCTTCGCGGGCCTGCACGAGTACCTGACGAAGCACTCCTACGCCAACGCCACGCTGGACGACCTGCTCTCCGAGCTGGCCGCCGCCTCGGGCCGCGACCTGGCCTCGTGGTCGAAGGTGTGGCTGGAGGAAGCCGGCGTCACCCTCCTGCGTCCGGTCATCACGACCTCTGAGGACGGCACGATCGAGCGCCTCGAGATCATGCAGGAAGCCTTCTCCGAGGGTGCCTCCCTGCGCCCGCACCGCATGGGCGTGGCCGGCTACTCGCTGACCGAAGAGGGCACGCTGGCCCAGGTCTTCCGCGAGGAGCTCGACATTGACGGCGCGTCCACGGTCATCGAAGCCGCCGCGGGCATCGCTCGCCCGGACTTCATCCTCGTCAACGACGGAGACCTCGGCTACGCCAAGGTCCGCCTCGACGAGCAGTCCCTGGCCTTCGCGATCACCAACATCACCAAGTTCACGGACTCCCTGACCCGCGGCGTCGTCATGGCCTCCGCGTGGGACATGACCCGCGACGGCGAGATGCCGGCACGCGACTACCTGAACCTGGCCCTGCGCGCCGTTCCCGTCGAGGACAACATGAGTCTCCTGACGCTCACCCTGCGTCACATCGACGAGGCCGTGCGCACCTTCGTGGCACCGCAGTACCGCGCCGAGGCCGCCGAGGACACGGGCCGTCGCCTGCTCCTCCTGGCTCGCACTGCCGCCTCCGGCTCCGACGCGCAGCGCATGCTCGTCGCAGCCGCGGCCCGCAACGCGACCAGCCCCGAGCAGTTCGAGGCCATCCGCGCCCTCTACGACGGCACCCAGACCCTGGACGGCCTGGACCTCGACGTCGACCTCAAGTGGGACCTGCTGATCGCCCTGGTGCGCGGAGGCGCCGCAACCGAAGAGGACATCGCAGCCCTGGAGGCCACCGACGACACAATGACCGGTCACCAGAACGCGGCCGCCGCTCGTGCGGCTCGCGAGGGCGAGTGGATCAAGGCCGACGTGTGGGACAAGGTCCTCACCGACACCTCGATCCCCAACGACACCCGCTGGGCGATGATCTCGGGCTTCTGGGCGCAGGCGCGTACCAACCCGTCGGCATACGCCAGCTACGTGGGCGAGTACTTCGAGGCCCTGGCGGGCATCTGGGAGACCTTCACCTTCCACACCGCCGAGGACCTCACGACGCTGCTCTTCCCGAATGCGCTGGCGGGCTACGCCCCCGAGGTCGACGTGGTCGCCTCCGGCAAGGCCTGGATCGAGGCTCACGCGGACGCGTCCGCCGGCACGATCCGCATCATCCGCGAGCTCATCGACGTGTGTGAGCGTCAGATCGCCAACCAGGCGGTGGACGCGGGCTGA
- a CDS encoding excalibur calcium-binding domain-containing protein, translating into MAALGAAALVVGPLAPAYAFPAVSSQDGEPVGVAVEVPVGEPTVDPTAEPTADSSPTPEPVPTPEPAPTPEPAPTPEPAPAPKPSWKMDSVGWWYDLDNGSYARDEKRDIDGATYRFNGSGYMVTGWYNLGGAWEYFAPSGAQVRGWANVSGTWYFLDPQSGVMRTGWITVDGTWYYLEASGAMKTGWLNQGGTWYYLSGSGAMVSGWNAIGGTWYYFNESGAMVTGWLKQGGSWYFLNSSGAMKTGWLSQGGTWFYLNGSGVMVSGWNAVGGSWYYFNESGAMVTGWLSQEGSWYYLNASGVMVTGTQWIGGERHWFYDSGVWWGLYPVASAPSASSGGSSSSAYYKNCDEVRRAGKAPLYRGQPGYSLDLDRDGDGIACEYHRGR; encoded by the coding sequence ATGGCAGCCCTTGGTGCTGCCGCCCTCGTTGTTGGCCCGTTGGCTCCCGCTTATGCCTTCCCAGCCGTTTCGAGCCAAGACGGTGAGCCTGTGGGCGTCGCCGTCGAGGTCCCGGTGGGGGAGCCGACGGTGGATCCCACCGCTGAACCTACGGCGGATTCATCCCCCACCCCTGAGCCTGTCCCCACCCCGGAACCGGCCCCCACCCCGGAACCGGCCCCCACCCCGGAACCGGCCCCCGCGCCGAAGCCCTCGTGGAAGATGGATTCGGTGGGCTGGTGGTATGACCTGGACAATGGGTCGTACGCACGCGATGAAAAGCGTGACATCGATGGGGCAACATACCGATTCAACGGCAGCGGATACATGGTGACCGGGTGGTACAACCTTGGGGGAGCGTGGGAGTACTTTGCGCCCTCGGGTGCTCAGGTGCGCGGATGGGCCAATGTGTCGGGAACCTGGTACTTCCTGGACCCGCAGAGCGGAGTGATGCGCACTGGCTGGATCACGGTCGATGGCACTTGGTACTACCTGGAGGCCTCCGGTGCCATGAAGACTGGCTGGCTTAACCAGGGCGGCACCTGGTACTACCTCAGTGGCTCGGGTGCGATGGTGAGCGGTTGGAACGCGATTGGCGGCACCTGGTACTACTTCAACGAGTCCGGTGCGATGGTCACCGGCTGGCTCAAGCAGGGTGGTTCCTGGTACTTCCTGAACTCCTCCGGCGCCATGAAGACCGGCTGGCTCAGCCAGGGCGGTACCTGGTTCTACCTGAACGGCTCGGGCGTCATGGTGAGTGGTTGGAACGCGGTCGGTGGCTCCTGGTACTACTTCAACGAGTCCGGTGCGATGGTTACCGGCTGGCTCAGCCAGGAAGGCTCCTGGTACTACCTGAACGCGTCTGGCGTCATGGTGACAGGTACTCAGTGGATTGGCGGCGAGCGCCACTGGTTCTACGACTCGGGCGTGTGGTGGGGCCTGTACCCGGTTGCCTCGGCCCCATCGGCAAGCAGCGGCGGTTCCTCTTCTTCCGCGTATTACAAGAACTGTGACGAGGTGAGGCGTGCGGGCAAAGCTCCTCTGTATCGGGGACAGCCCGGTTACAGCCTTGATCTTGACCGTGATGGTGACGGTATCGCCTGTGAGTATCACCGTGGGCGTTAA
- a CDS encoding CAP domain-containing protein, with protein MSFQLTRTHTSVVLAATTIAASLVVIPTLAEGNETTSDAFCNALSGAEGRITAEYNPLLASYAAAAAGNSATPALDPARESELRAALADAQAALEAAQQSALEPTSSAGEAAPAADTASRGLDWVDWSQVDDATQARIIEALVIQKMNAYRANAGLPELVVSDTVTTDARAWSKHMSDSDDFSHDPDYKYFGAGKLDGGDTTYAGENIAYNHRENFGDKWGAYGTSKNPMQAADALFDQWKNSSGHDKNMLAQNNVVGVGVHIAKHGNFTRIYGTQKFYAVTGGSPNVSRFHTTGDTASAYGFDGSAFNADNTNYVSGLAGGGDAQRANSWQNKVGSLPGVALPVDVSSLPAKAGSAAPATSTPAPADTAPSADRQQAVIDAQASVNAAQAALDEYLASAEESKPATSLADIDAELDRVAESIASQTAVRPEKDGGVTLQGGENAGRYLTATEYRDVLMRCTTLSVEQDGNNPSVGDGAGSTPDQQASSDEASALANGDDNPSVGQKPGQTPAPSVPSAAPSAPANGGGDPSAAPSAPANGGGDPSVAPSAPANGDTTPAAPETNAPADDQGTVTARVDITPSADPTQASTPASRDASTPTQARADALAATGASSVWVGVGAVAVLVAGAGAVVASRRAKR; from the coding sequence ATGTCGTTCCAGCTCACTCGTACACACACGTCCGTGGTTCTCGCTGCAACCACGATCGCGGCTTCGCTCGTTGTCATCCCCACCCTCGCTGAGGGAAACGAGACGACCAGCGACGCGTTCTGCAACGCCCTGTCGGGGGCGGAAGGTCGCATCACCGCTGAATACAATCCGCTTCTGGCGAGCTACGCCGCCGCGGCCGCGGGTAACTCTGCGACACCCGCCCTGGACCCCGCCCGTGAGTCCGAGCTGCGAGCTGCCCTCGCCGATGCGCAGGCCGCACTCGAGGCGGCGCAGCAGAGCGCCCTTGAGCCCACCTCCTCCGCCGGTGAGGCTGCGCCCGCAGCGGATACTGCGAGCCGGGGCCTCGACTGGGTTGACTGGTCCCAGGTTGACGACGCCACCCAGGCGCGGATCATCGAGGCTCTCGTCATTCAGAAGATGAACGCCTACCGAGCCAACGCTGGCCTGCCGGAGCTGGTTGTCTCTGACACGGTGACCACCGACGCTCGTGCGTGGAGCAAGCACATGTCGGACAGCGATGACTTCAGCCACGACCCGGACTACAAGTACTTCGGCGCAGGCAAGCTCGACGGCGGTGACACGACCTACGCCGGTGAGAACATCGCCTACAACCACCGTGAGAACTTTGGCGACAAGTGGGGCGCCTACGGCACCTCCAAGAACCCGATGCAGGCGGCAGACGCCCTCTTCGATCAGTGGAAGAACTCCTCTGGCCACGACAAGAACATGCTGGCCCAGAACAACGTTGTTGGCGTCGGCGTGCACATCGCGAAGCACGGTAACTTCACGCGTATCTACGGCACGCAGAAGTTCTACGCCGTCACCGGCGGCTCGCCCAACGTGTCGCGCTTCCACACGACTGGCGATACTGCGTCCGCGTACGGCTTCGACGGTTCCGCTTTCAACGCCGACAACACCAACTACGTCTCCGGCCTCGCGGGTGGCGGAGACGCGCAGCGCGCCAACTCCTGGCAGAACAAGGTGGGCTCCCTTCCCGGTGTTGCCCTCCCCGTCGACGTGTCGAGCCTCCCAGCAAAGGCTGGATCTGCTGCTCCCGCGACCTCGACTCCCGCACCCGCCGACACCGCACCCTCCGCTGATCGTCAGCAGGCCGTGATTGATGCGCAGGCGTCTGTCAACGCCGCTCAGGCTGCTCTGGACGAGTACCTGGCCTCGGCTGAGGAGAGCAAGCCCGCCACCTCTCTCGCGGATATCGACGCTGAGCTTGATCGTGTCGCGGAGTCCATTGCATCCCAGACCGCCGTGCGCCCCGAAAAGGATGGTGGCGTCACGTTGCAGGGGGGCGAGAACGCTGGCCGCTACCTGACCGCCACCGAGTATCGCGATGTCCTCATGCGCTGCACGACCCTCTCTGTCGAGCAGGATGGCAACAACCCCTCCGTGGGTGACGGTGCCGGTTCGACGCCGGATCAGCAGGCCTCGTCGGATGAGGCATCCGCGCTCGCGAACGGCGACGACAACCCCTCCGTGGGCCAGAAGCCCGGTCAGACGCCTGCTCCTTCCGTTCCGTCTGCCGCGCCTTCGGCCCCCGCCAACGGTGGTGGCGACCCGTCTGCCGCGCCTTCGGCCCCCGCCAACGGTGGCGGTGACCCGTCTGTTGCGCCTTCCGCCCCTGCGAACGGTGATACCACCCCGGCTGCACCTGAGACGAACGCTCCCGCCGACGATCAGGGAACGGTGACTGCTCGCGTTGACATCACCCCGAGTGCTGATCCGACGCAGGCCTCCACCCCTGCATCCCGGGATGCTTCCACCCCGACGCAGGCGCGCGCTGATGCCCTCGCAGCAACCGGTGCGTCCTCCGTGTGGGTGGGCGTGGGAGCCGTTGCGGTTCTGGTTGCCGGCGCTGGTGCGGTTGTCGCATCGCGTCGAGCTAAGCGCTGA